A section of the Centropristis striata isolate RG_2023a ecotype Rhode Island chromosome 7, C.striata_1.0, whole genome shotgun sequence genome encodes:
- the arl15a gene encoding ADP-ribosylation factor-like protein 15a isoform X1 codes for MDYLCFRALCCKGPPPPRPEYDVVCIGLTGAGKTSLLSRLCSEGSDGIVPTTGFSIKAVPFPNAILNVKELGGADNIKKYWSRYYQGSQGVVFVLDSASSDEDLEAARNELHSALQHPQLCTLPFLILANHQDRPAARTPNQKRQGTLATLVGFSPIKPLYLPMFFISSKDFDMGAPQQSILDKTLRELGLTNKLSPCPKKTNDSLGYMTL; via the exons tGTTTCCGGGCACTGTGCTGTAAAGGACCGCCTCCACCTAGACCAGAGTATGATGTGGTGTGCATCGGCCTGACAGGTGCTGGAAAGACCAGCCTGCTCTCACGGCTTTGTAGTGAGGGCAGCGACGGCATCGTTCCTACAACAG GTTTCAGCATCAAAGCAGTGCCATTTCCAAATGCCATCTTGAATGTAAAAGAACTTGGAG GAGCTGACAACATCAAGAAATATTGGAGTCGTTACTACCAGGGGTCACAGGGTGTAGTCTTCGTATTGGACAGTGCCTCATCGGATGAGGACCTCGAGGCAGCACGTAACGAGCTTCACTCGGCCCTACAGCACCCGCAGCTCTGCACACTGCCTTTCCTCATCCTTGCCAACCACCAGGATAGGCCTGCTGCAAGGACGCCAAACCAG aaaaggCAGGGAACCCTGGCCACCTTGGTTGGATTTTCCCCCATAAAGCCACTTTATTTGCCAATGTTTTTCATCTCTTCAAAAGACTTTGACATGGGAGCCCCTCAACAGAGCATTCTGGATAAAACATTAAGGGAACTGGGCCTCACAAACAAACTCTCTCCCTGTCCTAAAAAGACGAATGACAGCTTGGGATATATGACTTTGTAG